A window of Scophthalmus maximus strain ysfricsl-2021 chromosome 10, ASM2237912v1, whole genome shotgun sequence contains these coding sequences:
- the lnpk gene encoding endoplasmic reticulum junction formation protein lunapark-B isoform X1 gives MGALMSRWKAKPTTVEQLENLDKEIKELEEFRTKNQRLKKLWVGRLLFYSSVFYLLICLFVYCLFLPEQWWQKLLMALPFFLYPVLVWFIRKLLIFLFSKRTDRNNDKLEDSKAAKKKILEEVMETETYKNAKLILERFDPEAKKKTELESTPVRPQMTPRPGQEIRQRGMAMRPMPMGTPVAMAMTPPPGARPLLGPGGTPVEPVPLSAPGGPPERSALSPSVLHGAVPRTPCSPIPGVGMHPPGPPLARPVLPKDRGAVDRVIEYLVGDGPQNRYALICQQCFSHNGMALKEEFEYLAFRCAYCYFLNPARKTRPQAPRLPEFSYERRLRAESRSPGPPLTRSGTDTEESAPPSGAHFHILPVAKAPTSWNLVHCFQIKQSPKSPQTRPLQSPDEKETGEDDGRTEEVASESQSQEQLHEKEEEVVQEEVVVQEEEVVQEEVVVQEEEQEVVEDEEEQSHSAPCETPS, from the exons ATGGGGGCTCTGATGTCCCGATGGAAG GCAAAGCCGACCAcagtggagcagctggagaacctggacaAG GAGATCAAAGAGCTGGAGGAGTTTAGAACCAAGAACCAACGTCTGAAGAAG ctgtggGTCGGCCGGTTGCTGTTCTACTCGTCAGTCTTCTACCTGTtaatctgtctgtttgtgtactgCCTCTTCCTGCCTGAACAATGGTGGCAGAAGCTGCTCATGGCGCTGCCTTTCTTCCTATACCCTGTGCT AGTGTGGTTCATCAGGAAATTAttgattttcctcttttccaAACGCACAGATAGAAACA atgatAAACTAGAGGATTCAAAAGCTGCCAAGAAAAAGATT ctgGAAGAAGTGATGGAGACGGAGACTTataaaaatgccaaactcatCCTGGAGCGTTTTGATCCAGAAGCGAAGAAGAAAACT GAGCTGGAGTCGACCCCGGTGCGTCCTCAGATGACCCCCAGGCCAGGACAAG AAATCCGACAAAGAGGGATGGCGATGAGACCCATGCCAATGGGTACgccggttgccatggcaatgacTCCCCCGCCTGGAGCACGGCCCCTACTGGGACCAGGGGGCACACCTGTGG AACCTGTCCCTCTCTCAGCTCCAGGAGGACCGCCGGAGAGATCGGCTCTGTCTCCCTCAGTCCTCCACGGGGCCGTACCCAGGACCCCCTGCTCTCCCATTCCAGGTGTAG GCATGCACCCTCCGGGTCCTCCGCTAGCAAGACCCGTCCTGCCCAAAGACAGGGGAGCGGTGGATCGAGTCATCGAGTACCTGGTAGGGGACGGACCGCAGAACAG ATACGCACTGATCTGCCAACAGTGTTTTTCTCACAACGGCATGGCTCTGAAAGAGGAGTTTGAATACTTGG CGTTCCGTTGTGCTTATTGCTACTTCCTGAATCCGGCCAGGAAGACGCGTCCCCAGGCTCCGAGGCTTCCCGAGTTCAGCTACGAGCGGAGACTGCGCGCAGAGTCGCGTTCCCCCGGGCCGCCGCTGACGCGTTCTGGGACAGACACGGAGGAGAGTGCGCCCCCTTCTGGAG CTCATTTTCACATCTTGCCTGTAGCCAAGGCGCCGACTTCGTGGAACCTGGTCCACTGTTTCCAGATCAAGCAGAGTCCAAAGAGTCCTCAGACCCGACCCCTCCAGAGTCCAG ATGAAAAAGAGACAGGAGAAGACGATGGACGCACTGAAGAAGTAGCGAGTGAGAGCCAATCACAGGAGCAGCTGcacgagaaggaggaggaagtggttcaggaggaagtggtggttcaggaggaggaagtggttcaggaggaagtggtggttcaggaggaggaacaggaagtggtggaggacgaagaggagcagagtcacagcgccccctgtgAGACGCCATCGTAG
- the lnpk gene encoding endoplasmic reticulum junction formation protein lunapark-B isoform X4: protein MGALMSRWKAKPTTVEQLENLDKEIKELEEFRTKNQRLKKLWVGRLLFYSSVFYLLICLFVYCLFLPEQWWQKLLMALPFFLYPVLVWFIRKLLIFLFSKRTDRNNDKLEDSKAAKKKILEEVMETETYKNAKLILERFDPEAKKKTELESTPVRPQMTPRPGQEIRQRGMAMRPMPMGTPVAMAMTPPPGARPLLGPGGTPVAPGGPPERSALSPSVLHGAVPRTPCSPIPGVGMHPPGPPLARPVLPKDRGAVDRVIEYLVGDGPQNRYALICQQCFSHNGMALKEEFEYLAFRCAYCYFLNPARKTRPQAPRLPEFSYERRLRAESRSPGPPLTRSGTDTEESAPPSGAKAPTSWNLVHCFQIKQSPKSPQTRPLQSPDEKETGEDDGRTEEVASESQSQEQLHEKEEEVVQEEVVVQEEEVVQEEVVVQEEEQEVVEDEEEQSHSAPCETPS, encoded by the exons ATGGGGGCTCTGATGTCCCGATGGAAG GCAAAGCCGACCAcagtggagcagctggagaacctggacaAG GAGATCAAAGAGCTGGAGGAGTTTAGAACCAAGAACCAACGTCTGAAGAAG ctgtggGTCGGCCGGTTGCTGTTCTACTCGTCAGTCTTCTACCTGTtaatctgtctgtttgtgtactgCCTCTTCCTGCCTGAACAATGGTGGCAGAAGCTGCTCATGGCGCTGCCTTTCTTCCTATACCCTGTGCT AGTGTGGTTCATCAGGAAATTAttgattttcctcttttccaAACGCACAGATAGAAACA atgatAAACTAGAGGATTCAAAAGCTGCCAAGAAAAAGATT ctgGAAGAAGTGATGGAGACGGAGACTTataaaaatgccaaactcatCCTGGAGCGTTTTGATCCAGAAGCGAAGAAGAAAACT GAGCTGGAGTCGACCCCGGTGCGTCCTCAGATGACCCCCAGGCCAGGACAAG AAATCCGACAAAGAGGGATGGCGATGAGACCCATGCCAATGGGTACgccggttgccatggcaatgacTCCCCCGCCTGGAGCACGGCCCCTACTGGGACCAGGGGGCACACCTGTGG CTCCAGGAGGACCGCCGGAGAGATCGGCTCTGTCTCCCTCAGTCCTCCACGGGGCCGTACCCAGGACCCCCTGCTCTCCCATTCCAGGTGTAG GCATGCACCCTCCGGGTCCTCCGCTAGCAAGACCCGTCCTGCCCAAAGACAGGGGAGCGGTGGATCGAGTCATCGAGTACCTGGTAGGGGACGGACCGCAGAACAG ATACGCACTGATCTGCCAACAGTGTTTTTCTCACAACGGCATGGCTCTGAAAGAGGAGTTTGAATACTTGG CGTTCCGTTGTGCTTATTGCTACTTCCTGAATCCGGCCAGGAAGACGCGTCCCCAGGCTCCGAGGCTTCCCGAGTTCAGCTACGAGCGGAGACTGCGCGCAGAGTCGCGTTCCCCCGGGCCGCCGCTGACGCGTTCTGGGACAGACACGGAGGAGAGTGCGCCCCCTTCTGGAG CCAAGGCGCCGACTTCGTGGAACCTGGTCCACTGTTTCCAGATCAAGCAGAGTCCAAAGAGTCCTCAGACCCGACCCCTCCAGAGTCCAG ATGAAAAAGAGACAGGAGAAGACGATGGACGCACTGAAGAAGTAGCGAGTGAGAGCCAATCACAGGAGCAGCTGcacgagaaggaggaggaagtggttcaggaggaagtggtggttcaggaggaggaagtggttcaggaggaagtggtggttcaggaggaggaacaggaagtggtggaggacgaagaggagcagagtcacagcgccccctgtgAGACGCCATCGTAG
- the lnpk gene encoding endoplasmic reticulum junction formation protein lunapark-B isoform X3 — translation MGALMSRWKAKPTTVEQLENLDKEIKELEEFRTKNQRLKKLWVGRLLFYSSVFYLLICLFVYCLFLPEQWWQKLLMALPFFLYPVLVWFIRKLLIFLFSKRTDRNNDKLEDSKAAKKKILEEVMETETYKNAKLILERFDPEAKKKTELESTPVRPQMTPRPGQEIRQRGMAMRPMPMGTPVAMAMTPPPGARPLLGPGGTPVEPVPLSAPGGPPERSALSPSVLHGAVPRTPCSPIPGVGMHPPGPPLARPVLPKDRGAVDRVIEYLVGDGPQNRYALICQQCFSHNGMALKEEFEYLAFRCAYCYFLNPARKTRPQAPRLPEFSYERRLRAESRSPGPPLTRSGTDTEESAPPSGAKAPTSWNLVHCFQIKQSPKSPQTRPLQSPDEKETGEDDGRTEEVASESQSQEQLHEKEEEVVQEEVVVQEEEVVQEEVVVQEEEQEVVEDEEEQSHSAPCETPS, via the exons ATGGGGGCTCTGATGTCCCGATGGAAG GCAAAGCCGACCAcagtggagcagctggagaacctggacaAG GAGATCAAAGAGCTGGAGGAGTTTAGAACCAAGAACCAACGTCTGAAGAAG ctgtggGTCGGCCGGTTGCTGTTCTACTCGTCAGTCTTCTACCTGTtaatctgtctgtttgtgtactgCCTCTTCCTGCCTGAACAATGGTGGCAGAAGCTGCTCATGGCGCTGCCTTTCTTCCTATACCCTGTGCT AGTGTGGTTCATCAGGAAATTAttgattttcctcttttccaAACGCACAGATAGAAACA atgatAAACTAGAGGATTCAAAAGCTGCCAAGAAAAAGATT ctgGAAGAAGTGATGGAGACGGAGACTTataaaaatgccaaactcatCCTGGAGCGTTTTGATCCAGAAGCGAAGAAGAAAACT GAGCTGGAGTCGACCCCGGTGCGTCCTCAGATGACCCCCAGGCCAGGACAAG AAATCCGACAAAGAGGGATGGCGATGAGACCCATGCCAATGGGTACgccggttgccatggcaatgacTCCCCCGCCTGGAGCACGGCCCCTACTGGGACCAGGGGGCACACCTGTGG AACCTGTCCCTCTCTCAGCTCCAGGAGGACCGCCGGAGAGATCGGCTCTGTCTCCCTCAGTCCTCCACGGGGCCGTACCCAGGACCCCCTGCTCTCCCATTCCAGGTGTAG GCATGCACCCTCCGGGTCCTCCGCTAGCAAGACCCGTCCTGCCCAAAGACAGGGGAGCGGTGGATCGAGTCATCGAGTACCTGGTAGGGGACGGACCGCAGAACAG ATACGCACTGATCTGCCAACAGTGTTTTTCTCACAACGGCATGGCTCTGAAAGAGGAGTTTGAATACTTGG CGTTCCGTTGTGCTTATTGCTACTTCCTGAATCCGGCCAGGAAGACGCGTCCCCAGGCTCCGAGGCTTCCCGAGTTCAGCTACGAGCGGAGACTGCGCGCAGAGTCGCGTTCCCCCGGGCCGCCGCTGACGCGTTCTGGGACAGACACGGAGGAGAGTGCGCCCCCTTCTGGAG CCAAGGCGCCGACTTCGTGGAACCTGGTCCACTGTTTCCAGATCAAGCAGAGTCCAAAGAGTCCTCAGACCCGACCCCTCCAGAGTCCAG ATGAAAAAGAGACAGGAGAAGACGATGGACGCACTGAAGAAGTAGCGAGTGAGAGCCAATCACAGGAGCAGCTGcacgagaaggaggaggaagtggttcaggaggaagtggtggttcaggaggaggaagtggttcaggaggaagtggtggttcaggaggaggaacaggaagtggtggaggacgaagaggagcagagtcacagcgccccctgtgAGACGCCATCGTAG
- the chrna1 gene encoding acetylcholine receptor subunit alpha, whose amino-acid sequence MNLSKIEILLALILSVFTGPVACSHDETQLVKTLFTGYNKVVRPVNHFSEAVVVTVGLQLIQLISVDEVNQIVTSNVRLKQQWLDVNLNWNPDDYGGIKKIRVPSTDIWKPDLVLYNNADGDFAIIHETKVLLEHTGVITWNPPAIFKSYCEIIVLHFPFDLQNCSMKLGTWTYDGLLVAINPDSDRPDLSNFMESGEWVLKDYRSWKHWVYYTCCPDTPYLDITYHFLMLRLPLYFIVNVIIPCMLFSFLTGLVFYLPTDSGEKMTLSISVLLSLTVFLLVIVELIPSTSSAVPLIGKYMLFTMVFVIASIIITVIVINTHHRSPSTHTMPAWIRKVFIETIPNMMFFSTMKRPSQEIRQKRLFPTDMDISDISGNPVPTSVTYQPPIIKNPDVRSAIEGVKYIAETMKSDEESNNAAEEWKFVAMVLDHILLCVFMAVCIIGTLAVFAGRLIELKILYG is encoded by the exons ATGAATCTTTCCAAGATCGAGATTTTGCTGGCATTGATTCTCAGTGTATTTACTg GTCCAGTGGCCTGCTCACACGATGAGACTCAGCTGGTGAAAACTCTGTTCACCGGTTACAACAAGGTGGTTCGTCCCGTGAACCACTTCAGCGAAGCCGTGGTCGTCACCGTGGGACTGCAGCTCATCCAGCTCATCAGCGTG GATGAAGTCAACCAGATCGTGACCAGTAATGTCCGTCTCAAACAG CAATGGTTAGATGTGAACCTGAATTGGAATCCAGACGATTACGGCGGCATCAAAAAGATCCGAGTACCTTCAACCGACATATGGAAGCCTGATCTGGTGCTATAcaacaa CGCTGACGGCGACTTCGCCATCATCCACGAGACCAAAGTGCTGCTGGAGCACACGGGCGTCATAACGTGGAACCCGCCGGCCATCTTCAAGAGCTACTGCGAGATCATCGTGCTCCACTTCCCGTTCGACCTGCAGAACTGCAGCATGAAGCTGGGAACCTGGACGTACGACGGACTGCTGGTCGCCATCAACCCA GACAGCGATCGACCGGACCTCAGTAACTTCATGGAGTCGGGGGAGTGGGTGTTGAAGGACTACAGGAGCTGGAAGCACTGGGTCTACTACACCTGCTGTCCCGACACGCCCTACCTGGACATCACCTACCACTTCCTGATGCTGCGGCTGCCTCTCTATTTCATCGTCAACGTCATCATTCCCTGCATGCTGTTCTCCTTCCTCACCGGACTGGTCTTCTACCTGCCAACCGACTCTG GGGAGAAGATGACGCTGTCCATCTCCGTCCTGCTGTCGCTGACTGTCTTCCTGCTGGTCATCGTGGAGCTcatcccctccacctccagcgcCGTCCCCCTCATAGGGAAGTACATGCTCTTCACCATGGTGTTCGTCATCgcctccatcatcatcaccgtcatcgtCATCAACACACACCACCGCTCGCCCAGCACGCACACCATGCCGGCGTGGATCCGCAAG gTCTTCATTGAAACCATTCCCAACATGATGTTCTTCTCAACGATGAAGCGGCCCAGTCAGGAGATCCGACAGAAAAGACTGTTCCCCACCGACATGGACATCTCTGACATCTCAG GTAACCCCGTCCCCACCAGTGTCACCTACCAGCCTCCCATCATCAAAAACCCTGACGTGCGCAGCGCCATCGAAGGGGTGAAGTACATCGCTGAGACCATGAAATCAGACGAGGAATCGAACAAT GCGGCCGAGGAGTGGAAGTTCGTCGCCATGGTTTTGGACCACATCCTGCTCTGCGTGTTCATGGCCGTGTGCATCATCGGGACGCTCGCCGTCTTCGCCGGGAGACTCATCGAGCTCAAGATTCTGTACGGCTGA
- the lnpk gene encoding endoplasmic reticulum junction formation protein lunapark-B isoform X2, whose translation MGALMSRWKAKPTTVEQLENLDKEIKELEEFRTKNQRLKKLWVGRLLFYSSVFYLLICLFVYCLFLPEQWWQKLLMALPFFLYPVLVWFIRKLLIFLFSKRTDRNNDKLEDSKAAKKKILEEVMETETYKNAKLILERFDPEAKKKTELESTPVRPQMTPRPGQEIRQRGMAMRPMPMGTPVAMAMTPPPGARPLLGPGGTPVAPGGPPERSALSPSVLHGAVPRTPCSPIPGVGMHPPGPPLARPVLPKDRGAVDRVIEYLVGDGPQNRYALICQQCFSHNGMALKEEFEYLAFRCAYCYFLNPARKTRPQAPRLPEFSYERRLRAESRSPGPPLTRSGTDTEESAPPSGAHFHILPVAKAPTSWNLVHCFQIKQSPKSPQTRPLQSPDEKETGEDDGRTEEVASESQSQEQLHEKEEEVVQEEVVVQEEEVVQEEVVVQEEEQEVVEDEEEQSHSAPCETPS comes from the exons ATGGGGGCTCTGATGTCCCGATGGAAG GCAAAGCCGACCAcagtggagcagctggagaacctggacaAG GAGATCAAAGAGCTGGAGGAGTTTAGAACCAAGAACCAACGTCTGAAGAAG ctgtggGTCGGCCGGTTGCTGTTCTACTCGTCAGTCTTCTACCTGTtaatctgtctgtttgtgtactgCCTCTTCCTGCCTGAACAATGGTGGCAGAAGCTGCTCATGGCGCTGCCTTTCTTCCTATACCCTGTGCT AGTGTGGTTCATCAGGAAATTAttgattttcctcttttccaAACGCACAGATAGAAACA atgatAAACTAGAGGATTCAAAAGCTGCCAAGAAAAAGATT ctgGAAGAAGTGATGGAGACGGAGACTTataaaaatgccaaactcatCCTGGAGCGTTTTGATCCAGAAGCGAAGAAGAAAACT GAGCTGGAGTCGACCCCGGTGCGTCCTCAGATGACCCCCAGGCCAGGACAAG AAATCCGACAAAGAGGGATGGCGATGAGACCCATGCCAATGGGTACgccggttgccatggcaatgacTCCCCCGCCTGGAGCACGGCCCCTACTGGGACCAGGGGGCACACCTGTGG CTCCAGGAGGACCGCCGGAGAGATCGGCTCTGTCTCCCTCAGTCCTCCACGGGGCCGTACCCAGGACCCCCTGCTCTCCCATTCCAGGTGTAG GCATGCACCCTCCGGGTCCTCCGCTAGCAAGACCCGTCCTGCCCAAAGACAGGGGAGCGGTGGATCGAGTCATCGAGTACCTGGTAGGGGACGGACCGCAGAACAG ATACGCACTGATCTGCCAACAGTGTTTTTCTCACAACGGCATGGCTCTGAAAGAGGAGTTTGAATACTTGG CGTTCCGTTGTGCTTATTGCTACTTCCTGAATCCGGCCAGGAAGACGCGTCCCCAGGCTCCGAGGCTTCCCGAGTTCAGCTACGAGCGGAGACTGCGCGCAGAGTCGCGTTCCCCCGGGCCGCCGCTGACGCGTTCTGGGACAGACACGGAGGAGAGTGCGCCCCCTTCTGGAG CTCATTTTCACATCTTGCCTGTAGCCAAGGCGCCGACTTCGTGGAACCTGGTCCACTGTTTCCAGATCAAGCAGAGTCCAAAGAGTCCTCAGACCCGACCCCTCCAGAGTCCAG ATGAAAAAGAGACAGGAGAAGACGATGGACGCACTGAAGAAGTAGCGAGTGAGAGCCAATCACAGGAGCAGCTGcacgagaaggaggaggaagtggttcaggaggaagtggtggttcaggaggaggaagtggttcaggaggaagtggtggttcaggaggaggaacaggaagtggtggaggacgaagaggagcagagtcacagcgccccctgtgAGACGCCATCGTAG
- the lnpk gene encoding endoplasmic reticulum junction formation protein lunapark-B isoform X5, translated as MGALMSRWKAKPTTVEQLENLDKEIKELEEFRTKNQRLKKLWVGRLLFYSSVFYLLICLFVYCLFLPEQWWQKLLMALPFFLYPVLVWFIRKLLIFLFSKRTDRNNDKLEDSKAAKKKILEEVMETETYKNAKLILERFDPEAKKKTELESTPVRPQMTPRPGQEIRQRGMAMRPMPMGTPVAMAMTPPPGARPLLGPGGTPVEPVPLSAPGGPPERSALSPSVLHGAVPRTPCSPIPGVGMHPPGPPLARPVLPKDRGAVDRVIEYLVGDGPQNRYALICQQCFSHNGMALKEEFEYLAFRCAYCYFLNPARKTRPQAPRLPEFSYERRLRAESRSPGPPLTRSGTDTEESAPPSGDEKETGEDDGRTEEVASESQSQEQLHEKEEEVVQEEVVVQEEEVVQEEVVVQEEEQEVVEDEEEQSHSAPCETPS; from the exons ATGGGGGCTCTGATGTCCCGATGGAAG GCAAAGCCGACCAcagtggagcagctggagaacctggacaAG GAGATCAAAGAGCTGGAGGAGTTTAGAACCAAGAACCAACGTCTGAAGAAG ctgtggGTCGGCCGGTTGCTGTTCTACTCGTCAGTCTTCTACCTGTtaatctgtctgtttgtgtactgCCTCTTCCTGCCTGAACAATGGTGGCAGAAGCTGCTCATGGCGCTGCCTTTCTTCCTATACCCTGTGCT AGTGTGGTTCATCAGGAAATTAttgattttcctcttttccaAACGCACAGATAGAAACA atgatAAACTAGAGGATTCAAAAGCTGCCAAGAAAAAGATT ctgGAAGAAGTGATGGAGACGGAGACTTataaaaatgccaaactcatCCTGGAGCGTTTTGATCCAGAAGCGAAGAAGAAAACT GAGCTGGAGTCGACCCCGGTGCGTCCTCAGATGACCCCCAGGCCAGGACAAG AAATCCGACAAAGAGGGATGGCGATGAGACCCATGCCAATGGGTACgccggttgccatggcaatgacTCCCCCGCCTGGAGCACGGCCCCTACTGGGACCAGGGGGCACACCTGTGG AACCTGTCCCTCTCTCAGCTCCAGGAGGACCGCCGGAGAGATCGGCTCTGTCTCCCTCAGTCCTCCACGGGGCCGTACCCAGGACCCCCTGCTCTCCCATTCCAGGTGTAG GCATGCACCCTCCGGGTCCTCCGCTAGCAAGACCCGTCCTGCCCAAAGACAGGGGAGCGGTGGATCGAGTCATCGAGTACCTGGTAGGGGACGGACCGCAGAACAG ATACGCACTGATCTGCCAACAGTGTTTTTCTCACAACGGCATGGCTCTGAAAGAGGAGTTTGAATACTTGG CGTTCCGTTGTGCTTATTGCTACTTCCTGAATCCGGCCAGGAAGACGCGTCCCCAGGCTCCGAGGCTTCCCGAGTTCAGCTACGAGCGGAGACTGCGCGCAGAGTCGCGTTCCCCCGGGCCGCCGCTGACGCGTTCTGGGACAGACACGGAGGAGAGTGCGCCCCCTTCTGGAG ATGAAAAAGAGACAGGAGAAGACGATGGACGCACTGAAGAAGTAGCGAGTGAGAGCCAATCACAGGAGCAGCTGcacgagaaggaggaggaagtggttcaggaggaagtggtggttcaggaggaggaagtggttcaggaggaagtggtggttcaggaggaggaacaggaagtggtggaggacgaagaggagcagagtcacagcgccccctgtgAGACGCCATCGTAG